Genomic window (Bombus vancouverensis nearcticus chromosome 2, iyBomVanc1_principal, whole genome shotgun sequence):
aattataaaattattatagatttatattgtaaaattgtaattttattgtAATTCTGTATAATACTGTTTAAAGAAGATCATTATCGTAAATTTGACAAAAAATTAAATTCGAAAGTAATTCCTTCAGATTTATTCCATGtaacattaaaataatatttaaaattaattgtattttattatcattgttaaattaatcaatttttaataaGAAAAGTTTGATATATCCCGTAATGAATTATTGATTttcttattaaagaaaagaCAAGCGTTTTAATGCACATTAAAGGAGTATcgattaataataaaactgatTTCGTGACTACGGTGATTGATTCTGCAACTGAAATCGGAAATGGGATGTATTAGCGGTTAACCGGTTAAAGCTTTACCAATGTCAATCATTTTATACATCCGTATGTAAGAATTGCTGCCGGAAGTGAAGGAAATATCCTTTAGTTTCTATTATGGAAATCAAAATCTACCGTTAAAatcgttaaaatattaatttgtcttaAATGAGTATTCGTAATAAGCCTGGATGAATTATTTGAAAACTATAAAAAATGAGacaatgataaataataaaataatgaagaaaTGATAGATAAAATGatagataaaaaatatcaaattacaatttattttctCAAACTTTTTATAATCTgaagaatattatttattagaaCATGTATACAGTATACTAGAGATTGAAAGTAAGGACGAGTTAACACAGTCTATGTTAGATGTGGATAATTTGTGCTTAGCCACTACGTGCGCACATGtacttacatatacatattagtATACAATTCCGTGCTACATTCTTTTAACTAATTCAAAGTTCTTGTAGGTCCAAGTATACTTAGTAAAAACATTTTTGTTAGCTATATCAACGGTGTAAGTGGATATATTGTATACGCATCTCGATAAGGGAAATGATAGTTTTCAGTGGTACACATCTGCTATAGTTGTATAATTCACTTACATATGTGCAATTCCACTGCTTCCATTGTCGTGGTATACAGAAAATTGTAATACtcaacaaaattatattacaaacaAGAATTATATATTTTGGACCGGAATGGatcattaatataaattaataatattactggataaatattaattcacATCTATCATTATGATTTCCATTTGATTTAAAAAtgctatttaaaaataatttagaaagtgataaataaattttagaatATTATGTTGTAACATTTCACTATGCATATAGGTCATTGAATATATCGAACATCACAGGTGTACTAGCGTTACAGCGTTACTTGGCCCACAGTAAATATCTAACGAATCTGTCAATCAGGCCTGTCGCTTGCGTGACTCGATGAACGATCCAGAATCAGAAAAACAATCCTCGTGGAAGACGATGAAGGACCCATGGTTTCCTTCAGACGAGACGTAACGGTGGTATGTCCAAGTGCCTGGAGTTTACTTTATCTATGACAGGATCGACAAATTCGGGGCCTCTGCAGCCCCAGAAGGATTCCTCGCCACTTCCGGCACGATCCTCTCCCCTCGATCTTTATTCGACACCTGAGAGCCCAACTCTTCGAGCTCACCGTCAACGACACTCTCGAAAGATGACATTGACCTCACCGAACGGCCAACCAATACAACTGACTCCTCTTTGGGAACATGTGGTTTGTATAGTCGTGCTATCTGATTAATGACTTCTGTATTTGATGGATTACTGATGAGCAACAGAGATTGGTGATGACGAAATAGAATTAACGAATGAATAAAGATATTTTCTGCAGAGAAAATTGGAGAAGAATTAGTTTACAAATGAAGACCATAGGGGAAAGCATGATAagcaatttaaaatttaattttatcaaaaactgtcgtagtattatatatatatatatattctacatTATAAATTTCATAGATTCATTTATATATAGAAGGCTCACATCTTTCGATTTAAAGAGATttaaaaaatcaacaaaattgtactTGTCAACTTTTTTCCATGTAGTTTTCAAATGGAAATGTTttgtttttatgaatataagaGGGTCTAGAATTTCTTACATTGTTCTAGAAGAAATTAAAAGTTATATTACTAATTACATAGCAAGAATTATAGAATTAATATGTTTTGAACTGAACGtcttttatatgtattcttgTACAGGTACGCACCCGAAAATTTCCAAGCGAAGTGGATACCCATTCGACGTTCCTGGAGATATCCGAGAGACTGCGTGATCCAGAATGGGAGGTGCGCCAGCACGCTCTTCGTGTGCTTATAGACGTGTTACCGACTTTGAATGCTGACATCGTGGACAAGGTCATGCAACCAGTGGTACCCGAGCTGGTCAATAATTTGGGTCACTCTGCTCCCGCCGTTCGTAAAGGCGTCTTGGACGCCTTCCGAGTTTTTCTCATTCATAGTCACGACAGGGATAACACTATTAAAAACGTACGGATATTTTCCAATTTCCAATTCTAATACTCGTTTCTgtctattttgaaattttacgaacttttacattttctttattAGATTATCGTAAACAACTCAAAAACATTAAGCTGCGTTCATATTGTGTTGTCATGCTCATTAGAAGGGACCCATGTATATTAGTAGCACAAATACAGAACAGCGTACAATACTCGCTCAAGAGGCAGCacattaacgtattacgttgaagTAAAGAAAATATGTTCGCAAAAAATTTGTTGTATTTTATTTGCAAGCTATTCACAAGCTTCAATGCGGATACGATCTTTATTTAGTTCATAATCAGTATGTGGATGCTATAtactaatattaaatttaattccaTTCTCTTTTCCCTTTCTACATCAATCATCTTTACCGATCCCAGctttcaaaattttcgacaaacaTGCCGGACATGTCCGTGATGCGCAAGCAATCCATGACCTTGTAATCTCCCCACTATCTTTGTATTATCGTGGATCGATGTCTAAATGCAGTTGCATCGACCATTTTCTTGCAGATTCTTCAGGATGGGCTGAACCGTTCGGAGGTACGGGACTCCTTCCAGACTAACGTGACGACCGGTGTGATCTTAAGCGTGCCTTCGTTGCTATTTCCATCGACCAACAGCCCATTGCCCGATCCTCGACTCGTGAAGGACGCGACGATAGCTCTAGCCTCGCGTTTAGCTCAGGTACCGCATCAGGAAGCTGTATTAAAATCGTTAATGAAGATCCGGGACGCAGTTGGCATAGCAGAATTCGAGAGTTACTTGGAGGACTACGACAACAAGctgaaaagaaatattgaaatcttGTCCAAGATCTACAATGTAAAATCTGCTAAGAAAAGTTCTAAGAAAGATACAGGTGTTAAGAACGTGGAGAAAGTGGAGAATAAAAACTTGGAAGGTAAATGGGAGAGCGATAGTGACACTTCCGGTATTGCTGAAGAGGAGGACGAAGTCAATAATACGATTATGCCTGCTGCTAGGATCGTATTAGAAACAGAGATTAAGTTTAACGAGGAAACAGCCATCACTATGACTATTCTTGAAGAAAAAGATGACAGTGAACAGGAGCAGGATGGAGAAGAAGGTGGAATTGATGTAAAAAACGAAGCTGAAGGGAAGGAAGATcctaataaaagaaaaacgcCCAGAAGAGTTCATTTTGGGGGCGAAATTGTTAAACTAAGAACTCCAGATAGTGATGATACAGAGTCTCTGGAATCTACTCCTAAAACTAAGATTCCACTTCCGGTTTCTCCAGTTACCAAAATGCCCATCACTCGACCTAGACCTTCTTCTCAGCCCTGTAGTCCTCATAGAGAGTCTTGCAAGCCTAGAAGAGCGTCTAGATCCGTTTCTAGTAGTCCCAAAAGAGAAATGTATACGTATAATGCGGATCTGAGTCCTAAGAAGAGTATTCTTACTAGGACTAACAGTCCATTGCTTAGCGGAGCTAAGGCTCTTGAGCagttgaagaagaagaaaaccgTGAGTAGATCGGAGGATAAAGATGGTAAACATAATATGGACCAGAATGGAGACGTTAAGTGCATGAAGATTATTGAAACGGGTGGGAAGGTGAAAGAAGTCAAGAAGGAAGAGATTAGGTTGGTCCAGAATGCTCAAAATGTCATTTTGGATTCAAATGTAAAGAATAATAATTCTGAAAGTTCTGAGGATGAGATtttatggaaaaatgaaaagcaAGATGTTTCGTTGACAATGGAGCCCGTAATTTCTAAAACCTCAAAATTAGAATCTGACGATTTTGGAGCCCAAAATAAGAAATTAGATGTTAATAGGAAaagtaatttagaaaataaaatatccgAAAATGTTCAGAAGAAGAATACAGAAGAGGAAAGTAAATCTTTAAAAAATTACCAGGAAGTTGATTCTTTCTTTGGTTCTGTGGTGAAGAATAACGAAATGGAACAGAATTATTCGAGAATAAATCAAGATCAAATTAAGGTGAACGAGAATGAAACTGTGCAGAAAGATTTTGCGAAGTTAAGAGGTTGCATAACGAGTAGTTCGAGGAACGATAATGGTGATCGTGAGTCGTTGAGAAATGTTGATTGTGAACGAACGTCGAGGAGTAATCGCGATAAAGGGGGTGCAAGTGTGATTGAGAAAAGTGGCAATACTATTTATGGGGTTGACGAGATGGAATCTATAGCAGGAGAGCCAAGCTGGGAGGAACTTGGACTGGTTGACCAGGAAGTGTTAGAGGATCTGCATAATAAAGTAAGTTTTGCAATAAAGGATTTTATTCGTGCATGTGTATACATATCttgaattatttattctatataGTGTAgtgattaaatataattttataattaacttAGAGCATTAGATCTAGTAGAAATTTAGAGAAATAATTTCACTTTTATTTATACTATTAACTTTTATCAAGCATTTGCGGACATACTACTTAAacctaataattttaattatttacatcaCGAATTCTCGTTCCTCCACTTACCTAGATACTTAACTGTAATGGAACTAATTATTTCCATCACGAATCAGGTTTCTATTTTTCTGTATAGTAGATACGTATGCACGTGCGAAATTATAGCTGAATTCCCTCGAATCTAGTCAATTCTCTTGTACGTAAGTACATATCAAAACAATGAATGTGCGAATTTCCTCTGTTTCTGTAAAGAAAGACGCTGATTTCTAAAATATAGTTTATAGGAATAAAATTTCGCTCATGattaaaatcataaaatttttataatggaaattattccaCGATCTATCGTGTAGGAAGGATAATAAGAATGGATATTTTTCAAGAGCCTAGAAGAATCGATGCTCAACAGGAACGGCACTCGTAACATAAGCACTCGACGTTAGTTGCTCATTTACGTGACTTTTAAGTTAATCAATGGTCTACGTTAATGGCCTATGGGCCCGTTCTGAATTTTTTATCGATCGATGCATCGAGTATATGCACAGTTGCACGCGAAAGCTATTCGGAAATTCGGGAAAAAAGAGACGAGGGAAAAATTGGACAAAGAAACAAAGAGTCGATACACGCATAAGCGATTCTAATTGATGGCGTTTAAATCACGTTACACCACGCGACGAACTTTTGCCGTGGAAATCGATTGACCTACTTCGGTGTAATGTATCAGAAAGATCTGTCCTAAAGTCGATGGTTCCCCTTTTCGACGAATTAACAGCTAAGGAACGAAAAACTGACACGCTCTGTAACGACTCATTGTTATAACAGGAAAATCCTGTGGTATGACGCTTACTTTAGGTATAACCTACTAATCAGATTATTTATTAACTGGAAGCAGCGTTGAGTCAAAgttatttcgaatctttttcattaaaaaatttattcccttcattaaaattcattactactactatttactgtttaagtttgaaaagtatgaaaaggcagttgtataaattttataacgttaATCAAATTTctcgaagaaatatttttcggAATCAGTTGGTTATGAGAAATAATAGCTAAGTTTTAATTAATGATAACAGGATGGAAAATGGATGGATCAAGGGTAGAAACCATCGATCGAAAGATCTCGTTTCtatagaaaaatttattatagaattttaAGAAGCTGTTGCGTATTGGTAATAGTCGTCTGGCGAATAATCGAAAAGCTCGAAATCCAgcttaaatttttcataaaacttTTGTACCAGTTCTCTGTTCAACTGACCAAAATATATTTTCGATGCATTCTGATAACCACCACTATGTCGCCATCTTGGTTTAATCACATCTTCAAGATGCAACTTATGGATCGTATAAATCTGATCCTGCCATAATGTTTCTACCTATAAAACGTTATACTTTACGACATTCTGACATATTTGGACATTTCTGTAATCTAATAATAACATCATGCAATTGATCTACCTTCGCAAGAATGTCGTAATCAATTGCACAAGGCGTGCAGTACAAATAATACGGCATCCAATGATCATCTCCATAATTTGCCAAATCAGTGTGAATTAAGTATTGCACAAATTCGCGGAAAGTTGGCTCGATTCCCGCTGGTGGAGGTTCACCGTTTCGTCTGATTACCAGATCTTCTCCAGGCGGCATGAAATTCGTCTCTTAAAAAACGAGAGTGACAAGCCTCGCCATTAACCCAGTGCTCGAGCAACGAATAACGTACATCACGGTCGATAACTTGTCGTGACTTACCACGGTACTTTTCAACAATCTTGCTGCCGTACTTCCGATAAAAGTGAAGTGTCCCGTGTTCCCTTCCAGCCACAGAGTTTTCCAGCTTATCGCGATACGCGCTCAGCAATCTTTCAAATGGGTGCCTTACTACCAGTAGTTTCTTCGTCGCTCTTAGCGCCTGCGTAAGTTTCACGGGTTTAGTCACTTTTTACACTGTTGATCGCAATTTAAATCACTGGGCTCTGAGAGAGCGAGCGGGATTAAGACTAGGTTTCTGGAATTAATACTGTTGCGGAGttcgaatttttaattctgCTTCGTTAAGAAAGTTATTCATTATACGAAGTTTGAGCAAAATATGAAGAGGCATATCTGGTATATTTCACTGGAACTTAATAGAAAAGCAAGATATAAAGAATTTACTAAGGTGTACAAGACAAAGTTCTTATCCGTGGTCAGCTAGCGAGACGCgattgtaataaataaatagttacGTCTTGTATCTATTTATACCTTAATAATTACATCTTGTATCTATTTATACCTTAATAATTACATATTGTATCTATTTATACCTTAATAATTACATCTTGTATCTGTTTAATTTCGTTAGTTATATaattgggaattatagatatacCGTACACATATTAAACGTGTAATTAGTAAAATTGCGTGAGTAGAGTTTCGATGACAGATGGAAGTATACCTCGTCCGCTTCTGGAAACTCGAGTTCCGGTATCGCCTTTCTGGCGATGGTCGATATCTGCTCCTTTCCACTGTTTAACTCCTCCTCCCTCACGTTCATTAGGAGACATAAATTGTAAATCCACGTTGTACTGCCGGCTTTGTAAATTGGACAGTATGAAAGATCGCGTGATCTGCGTGGCAAATAATGTAGATAGTGCTGCTAATTGAATCGGTTATTGTTAGAATAATCACAACGACCGATTCTATTTAAACACTACTATCTTCAACGCGTGAAACGTTCCCCTTCATTACTCATTTGAATTGATCGTGatgtttattttttaatttcgtggAATATATATTACTGCTATTAAATgaagtaattgaaaaattaagaCTTTTAAGCATTATTCAATATAATGTCTTAGGTAAATAAGTAGCAGTTAGAAAATGGTATTTCTAAgtattgtttaatattttagtaagtaatatgttaaattaaaattaatatttttgaaataattcaCTGTATTTACAAACCTGAGAATGTAAAAGACACTATACTGCGGTGCTGGTGGATGTTTAAATGCAGAAGGCTTATTAGGATTTTTGTACATCCCTAGATTATATTTTTGACACGTGTTTCTCACGGTCAACAACCGCTTTGAATTCTCCACATCTGTTGTAATCTAAAATGACCAATTTTGAAGTTGATACGTATTATAGACACGTAGTAAACtcttttctttccatttttatttcgttttcgcaAACTTGtccataattattaaatttattcacCTACCAGTAATTTCTCCAGATCATTGAACTTTggtatttctttattttcatctcCCACGAGTAACGATTTTATGATGCAAAAGATCAAGCCACAGCCAAtaacatatttcaaaatttgGATAGTGATTCTTTTATGATTTCTAAACATGGTGAAGTTTATTCGTTctaagaattattattaaacttTAAAGATTATTTCACTCATTGTTAtatgataaaaaaattattaaacactAAACGCTTTTTGTACACTGTCACAAACATGATCAAAGATTATTTTTAAAGATTGATTAAaagatttctaaaaatattatgtaaaaaTTGCGTGTCATTTCACAGACGGAAAGAATATTTAAGAGAAGAATGAAGTAAATATTCGTTCTTCCTTCTGGCAAGACGCTGACTGACCGGTTTCGTGTTGTGTTCTGACACTGATGGATCTAGCAACTCTCTAAACCCGTGCCAAGTATCTTTACGtcgaaattttaaattttacattCGAATTCTCCAagctaattaaatattttcctaCGTGTTTTATTTAAACGTACAGCAAAATATTGTCTTAACAGTAACATGAGTATGTTCAAGATCTAGAGTCATGAAAAAATTCTTGTTATCACAACACAGGTTGCTTAAACGtttgtaaataaagaaaaatgtatgGTTACGttgataaacatttatttacaCTATAATCTAGATTAAAGATATCTGGTGCTATCAAGTAAAGCCGTTCCTGGAGTTAAGTTGAAGGCATTTCAGCACGAAAGAGACTCCGTTGCATACTAATTTGGTTCAGGTATTTCGATGGTCAGATCGATGAgtagataaaaaaatatattctcgTACTGAAATTAGATCGTGTAACGTTTAAATCTTTTACGGAATTTTACTAGAACAGAGTTAATTATGAAAATTGCTTGATTAAAAGGAACCAAAAGTTgtgaattttctttttaaatcgtCTTTTACATTCTTATATTTTCACTATTTGaagatttttgtatttttgatGATAAGAAAAACATTTCACGTAACATTTCACGTTGAAAATAGACATAATTTGCAAACTAAAGGTAACATATGTATAAGTAATCTTTGATTTATTCTTTATTATGGGTCGATGTCTTTTAAGTTTTATTCAAAAATGTTATACGAAAGctaagaatatttaattttgtaattttacgaTAATACGATATTATTAATTACTCATATCTTAAGTAATACATGTATGTTTTGTGCAATAATCTGTTAATGTCAGTGATTTAAAACTGATACACTTTCAAAAGAGAAAGTAATATAGCTTTACGCGATTATCGATATCGTGAAAAAATGTTGCGCTCCTCGTGACCGTGAAAGTACCTTTCTTTCATTCAGTGGAAGTTCAAGGTCGCTCTATGCCTTTCCATGAATGTCGCGCACTTACATACCGTGTAATAAGAAGTAGAAAAGCAGATAGAATCGTTTAATATCGATTTCATACGTCACATATCTAATACTCAGTGCAAAGTAGCGAGATTCCTTTTCACAcacgaattaattatttatctaaCTTTTGACTTTTTTATTCGGTTTTCAATCACCATCTTTTTAATAATCGCTCTGTCAAGAAACGGGACAATGCATAGtaaatacaaaatgaaatatataatggAAAATGATACAGTGGAATTTCGCTTATCCGAACATGTCGGGGACAAGGCAGTTCGGATAACCGGCGAGTTCCGATAATGGAGTTTACCAGCTATCACAACCAGCTGCTTTTATTAGTTCCGACATAATAGGAGCCGACGTTCTGATAACTTAAGTCCTGAGATTGAACAATAATTTCGACTCAGACTTTCAGTTGCGTATCACACGTGTACGACTTTAGCCCTTTGACTACTGTTAGTGTCTAAAGGCGCTTAAAAAAGTTGCTCTTATGACATACTGTAGGCACCTATAGAAGGTCGGAAAATTTTATCAACTATAAGTTCCAGCAGATTTCACTTGAACCAGATGTAAGTGAATGTTAATTGAACAATTACATATTCCGTTAAtcgtatattatttaaatacgtTTATTTTAC
Coding sequences:
- the LOC117163176 gene encoding carbohydrate sulfotransferase 11, whose amino-acid sequence is MFRNHKRITIQILKYVIGCGLIFCIIKSLLVGDENKEIPKFNDLEKLLITTDVENSKRLLTVRNTCQKYNLGMYKNPNKPSAFKHPPAPQYSVFYILRSRDLSYCPIYKAGSTTWIYNLCLLMNVREEELNSGKEQISTIARKAIPELEFPEADEALRATKKLLVVRHPFERLLSAYRDKLENSVAGREHGTLHFYRKYGSKIVEKYRETNFMPPGEDLVIRRNGEPPPAGIEPTFREFVQYLIHTDLANYGDDHWMPYYLYCTPCAIDYDILAKVETLWQDQIYTIHKLHLEDVIKPRWRHSGGYQNASKIYFGQLNRELVQKFYEKFKLDFELFDYSPDDYYQYATAS